Proteins encoded by one window of Natronomonas salsuginis:
- a CDS encoding SCP2 sterol-binding domain-containing protein: MATVLSEDWLRDAAPRVNDDDGFGRVSEAFEATVVFGVDGADTAAAFADGHVTVLGDPEYETWDVAMRAPEETWEKMLAETPPPRHHDLIGAWLQADLVIEGDLRLAMRHLRPLKRLVAAFREVETR, translated from the coding sequence ATGGCGACGGTACTATCCGAAGACTGGTTACGGGACGCGGCACCGCGAGTCAACGACGACGACGGGTTCGGTCGCGTCTCGGAGGCGTTCGAGGCGACGGTCGTGTTCGGCGTCGACGGCGCGGACACGGCCGCGGCGTTTGCTGACGGTCACGTGACCGTCCTCGGCGATCCGGAGTACGAGACGTGGGACGTCGCGATGCGCGCACCAGAGGAGACGTGGGAGAAGATGCTCGCGGAGACGCCGCCGCCGAGACACCACGACCTGATCGGCGCGTGGCTGCAGGCCGACCTCGTTATCGAGGGCGACCTCCGGCTCGCGATGCGACACCTCCGCCCGCTGAAGCGGCTGGTGGCGGCCTTCCGGGAGGTCGAAACCAGATGA
- a CDS encoding alpha/beta fold hydrolase has product MSDHEPGAIRDHGTEEPIEGGYVWIDVDDCPHRIYYERAGSGERPLVCLHTAGADSRQWRHVLNDPEILDRFTVYAFDLPWHGRSFPPMDERTDWRDDAYRLTTEAYADHIVSVVETLDIEEPEPAVLGCSMGGAIVLELAHAHANRFCGVVGVESTAFAPKRDLGYLGDPSINAEVVRGEWAEGLQAPNSPDRFKRESWWVYAQGGPGVYTGDLYFYATDWDGREKITEIDTDACSVHLLTGEYDYSALPEDTRSVAEEIDGATVEIMDGLGHFPMVENPSAFREYLLPALESVAAE; this is encoded by the coding sequence ATGAGCGACCACGAGCCGGGCGCGATCCGCGACCACGGCACCGAGGAACCGATCGAGGGCGGGTACGTCTGGATCGACGTGGACGACTGCCCCCACCGGATCTACTACGAGCGGGCGGGATCGGGCGAGCGACCGCTCGTCTGTCTGCACACCGCGGGGGCGGACTCCAGACAGTGGCGGCACGTCCTGAACGATCCCGAGATACTGGATCGGTTCACCGTCTACGCGTTCGATCTCCCGTGGCACGGACGCTCCTTCCCGCCGATGGACGAGCGGACGGACTGGCGCGACGACGCGTACCGGCTGACGACGGAGGCGTACGCTGACCACATCGTCTCCGTCGTGGAGACGCTCGATATCGAGGAGCCGGAACCGGCGGTGCTCGGATGCTCGATGGGCGGGGCGATCGTGCTCGAACTCGCTCACGCGCACGCCAACCGGTTCTGCGGCGTCGTCGGCGTCGAATCGACCGCGTTCGCCCCGAAGCGCGATCTGGGGTATCTGGGCGATCCGTCGATCAACGCCGAGGTGGTCCGCGGCGAGTGGGCCGAGGGGCTGCAGGCCCCGAACAGCCCCGACCGGTTCAAGCGGGAGAGCTGGTGGGTGTACGCCCAAGGCGGCCCGGGCGTCTACACGGGCGATCTGTACTTCTACGCGACCGACTGGGACGGGCGCGAGAAGATCACCGAGATCGACACCGACGCCTGTTCGGTCCACTTACTCACCGGGGAGTACGACTACTCCGCGCTCCCCGAGGACACCCGATCGGTCGCCGAGGAAATCGACGGCGCGACCGTCGAGATCATGGACGGCCTCGGCCACTTCCCGATGGTCGAAAATCCCTCGGCGTTCCGTGAGTACCTGCTGCCCGCGCTCGAATCGGTCGCCGCGGAGTGA
- a CDS encoding 3-hydroxyacyl-CoA dehydrogenase family protein, with amino-acid sequence MQIAVLGAGTMGHGIAQVSAMAGHEVVLYDIESEFVEDGLEQIEANLEDGLEHGVDRETMEATLDRLSGTADLEDACGGADLVIEAVPERMELKRDTFSDVEAIVDDDAIIATNTSSLSVTEIASVLDRPERAVGIHFFNPVHIMPIVEVVVAAQTDDDTLATAIALVEEMDKEPAVVRDFPGFASSRLGVTLGVEAMRMVEQGVASPEAIDTVMEIGYNHPMGPLKLTDVVGLDVRLDILEYLSEELGDRFRPPQILKQKVRAGETGKKSGEGFYVWEDGEAVGVSELWSDE; translated from the coding sequence CATCGAATCGGAATTCGTCGAGGACGGGCTCGAACAGATCGAGGCGAACCTCGAGGACGGGCTCGAACACGGCGTCGACCGCGAGACGATGGAGGCGACGCTCGACCGACTCTCCGGAACGGCGGATCTCGAGGACGCCTGCGGCGGCGCGGACCTCGTCATCGAGGCCGTCCCCGAACGGATGGAGCTCAAACGCGACACGTTCTCCGACGTGGAGGCGATCGTCGACGACGACGCGATCATCGCGACGAACACGTCGTCGCTTTCGGTCACCGAGATCGCGTCGGTACTCGATCGCCCCGAGCGCGCCGTCGGCATCCACTTTTTCAACCCCGTCCACATCATGCCGATCGTCGAGGTCGTCGTCGCGGCCCAGACCGACGACGACACGCTCGCGACGGCGATCGCGTTGGTCGAGGAGATGGACAAAGAGCCGGCCGTCGTCCGCGATTTTCCCGGCTTCGCGTCCTCGCGACTCGGTGTCACGCTGGGCGTCGAGGCGATGCGGATGGTCGAACAGGGCGTCGCCTCACCCGAGGCCATCGACACGGTGATGGAGATCGGCTACAACCACCCGATGGGGCCGCTGAAGCTCACCGACGTCGTCGGGTTGGACGTTCGACTTGACATCCTCGAATACCTCTCCGAGGAACTCGGCGACCGGTTCCGACCGCCGCAGATCCTCAAGCAGAAGGTCCGCGCCGGCGAGACCGGCAAGAAGTCCGGCGAGGGATTCTACGTCTGGGAGGACGGCGAGGCGGTCGGCGTGAGCGAACTCTGGAGCGACGAGTGA